The genomic interval ACGAGTACAACATTCCCCGCATGGCTCGATATCCGTTCCTGCTGTTCTTTAGGATTTCGGTAATTGACAAGTAAGGCGATACAAAAAGCAATAATAAATAATATCGGAAGTGGCAGCCATACCTTGACCAAAGCCACGAGAAGGATAATGGTTAAGATGAGATTAAACCAAAAAAGTTGAGGGCGTTTAGCCTCTATAGCGGCAGCTTGCTCTTCCATAATGCCGGTATAATCCTCATTCAAATCGATAATTCCCAATCTTGCTCTTTCCTTTTTCCCAAGCCAAAAAGCTGAAAACAGGACCCACAAGATTCCCACAATCATGGCAGGCAACACAGGATGAAACAATGCAGCAGCATCCGTATTTAAGGCTGTCATTGCCCTTGCAGTAGGTCCACCCCACGGCGCAAGATTCATGACTCCAGCCCCCAAGGCAACAACACCTGCTAACACGAGCGGATTCATCTTCAACCTTTTATAAAGAGGCAGTAACGCGGTCACCGTAATCATAAAAGTAGAAGCACCATCACCATCTAATGCGACAAGCATCGTAATAACCGCTGTCCCGATAACAACCTTCAATGGGTCCCCCTTGACCAATTGAAGCATCTTGTTAATCATCGGATCAAATAAACCAGTATCAATCATTAATCCAAAATATAAGACAGCGAAAACAATCATAATCCCTGTAGGAGCAACCTTTATGACACCATCTAACATCATTTGCCCTATTTCTAAACCAAATCCACCAATTAAAGCAAAAACGACCGG from Peribacillus asahii carries:
- a CDS encoding CitMHS family transporter; its protein translation is MLALLGFLTIGIFLFLIMTNRLSVLIALVLVPVVFALIGGFGLEIGQMMLDGVIKVAPTGIMIVFAVLYFGLMIDTGLFDPMINKMLQLVKGDPLKVVIGTAVITMLVALDGDGASTFMITVTALLPLYKRLKMNPLVLAGVVALGAGVMNLAPWGGPTARAMTALNTDAAALFHPVLPAMIVGILWVLFSAFWLGKKERARLGIIDLNEDYTGIMEEQAAAIEAKRPQLFWFNLILTIILLVALVKVWLPLPILFIIAFCIALLVNYRNPKEQQERISSHAGNVVLVSTMIFAAGIFTGILTGTKMIDAMASSMVSIIPESLAGYLPVLVAITGMPLSLVFTPDAYYFGILPIISQTAASFGVDPIEIGRAAILGQMTTGFPLSPLTASTFILIGLTGVRLGDHQRFIFKWAFGTTIVMTIVALLTGAITI